The Impatiens glandulifera chromosome 8, dImpGla2.1, whole genome shotgun sequence genome includes a window with the following:
- the LOC124912837 gene encoding metalloendoproteinase 2-MMP-like: MKMVHVLILILILFLIVQASSCNDKTSSSKFVKQFMGSKRGDTVKGLEQVRIYLSKYGYMSPSTDGHYQRSLDTFNDLNVFDHALKKGIKKFQLFFNTNVSGILDNETLSIMVKHRFNFPDLVNGTSIKHGMKLVRDPFNNSYFAFLGPKWSKYSLTWAMHNQMPVIFTEPLESAFKTWHDNSMIFLSKASSFNTADVKIYYLKSDRFGDRFAQAFHPPSGTLEFNAEVTWGSIGHPDTIDIESAALHEIGHILGLDHSEDPSSIMWPFLEKGELRRVLGTDDIHGIFELYF, encoded by the coding sequence ATGAAAATGGTTCATGTCTTGATCTTGATCTTGATCTTGTTCCTAATTGTACAAGCATCATCTTGTAATGATAAAACATCATCTTCCAAGTTTGTTAAACAATTTATGGGCTCCAAGAGAGGCGATACAGTCAAAGGGCTTGAACAAGTAAGGATTTACCTTTCCAAGTATGGTTATATGAGTCCCTCCACAGATGGTCACTACCAAAGGAGTCTCGACACATTTAATGACTTAAATGTTTTTGATCACGCCTTGAAAAAAGGTATCAAGAAATTTCAACTATTCTTTAATACAAATGTTTCAGGGATTTTAGACAACGAGACTTTGTCAATAATGGTGAAACATCGATTTAACTTCCCTGATTTGGTCAATGGAACTTCCATCAAGCACGGGATGAAGTTAGTCCGGGACCCCTTTAACAATTCATACTTTGCGTTTCTAGGACCAAAGTGGTCCAAGTACAGCCTAACCTGGGCTATGCATAACCAAATGCCAGTAATATTTACTGAACCCCTTGAATCTGCATTTAAGACTTGGCATGATAACTCCATGATTTTTCTTTCCAAAGCTTCTTCATTTAACACAGCGGatgtgaaaatatattatcttaagAGCGACCGCTTCGGTGACAGATTTGCTCAGGCATTTCATCCGCCTTCGGGGACGCTCGAATTCAACGCAGAGGTTACATGGGGGAGCATTGGACACCCTGATACAATAGACATTGAATCAGCTGCACTGCATGAGATAGGACACATCCTTGGTCTTGACCACAGTGAGGATCCATCTTCCATAATGTGGCCATTTCTAGAGAAAGGAGAACTCAGAAGAGTCTTGGGTACTGATGACATTCACGGAATTTTCGAATTGTATTTCTAA